The proteins below are encoded in one region of Neochlamydia sp. AcF84:
- a CDS encoding nucleotidyl transferase AbiEii/AbiGii toxin family protein produces MNLSCYLKEFIFAEKLETIGYRGFLNSRMKDFHDVHSLILNEFSASFHNLKLIIESVFEHRGTPLKLPIAYKIAELRQLRTFWQSYLNGLKIDENTLPKNFDDLLSRINEWLVGKNIK; encoded by the coding sequence GTGAATCTTTCCTGCTATCTTAAAGAATTCATATTTGCAGAAAAATTAGAAACCATTGGTTATCGTGGGTTTTTAAACAGTCGCATGAAAGATTTTCATGATGTGCATTCATTAATCCTCAACGAGTTTTCTGCTTCTTTTCATAATTTAAAATTAATTATAGAATCAGTTTTTGAGCATAGAGGTACGCCTTTAAAGCTTCCTATCGCATATAAAATAGCCGAATTACGGCAACTTAGGACATTTTGGCAAAGCTACTTGAACGGCTTAAAGATTGATGAGAATACTCTCCCTAAGAATTTTGATGATTTGCTTTCTAGGATCAATGAATGGTTAGTTGGCAAAAACATAAAATAA
- a CDS encoding helix-turn-helix domain-containing protein, translated as MVTQSFHLPEPIMPSESEVELARASSRILSSMSLQKGKTVKILLETDNYQQSSVTLPFSAFKLLMTVLTQMAEGNAITLIPVHAELTTQEAADLLNVSRPYLIRLLEEKKIPFRKVGTRRRILFQDLMDYKAKIDAARRKNLDELAEEAQNLDMGY; from the coding sequence ATGGTTACGCAATCTTTTCACTTACCTGAACCTATTATGCCTAGCGAAAGCGAGGTAGAATTAGCTCGTGCTTCTAGCCGTATCCTTTCTTCCATGAGCTTGCAGAAAGGAAAAACCGTTAAAATCCTACTCGAAACTGATAATTATCAACAGAGTTCGGTTACTTTGCCTTTTTCAGCCTTTAAGCTGTTGATGACAGTGCTCACTCAAATGGCAGAAGGAAATGCAATCACCTTAATTCCTGTGCATGCGGAACTTACGACCCAAGAAGCTGCAGATTTACTTAACGTTTCACGCCCTTATCTAATTCGACTTCTAGAAGAAAAAAAAATTCCCTTTCGTAAGGTAGGAACAAGGCGCCGAATTCTGTTCCAAGATTTAATGGATTATAAGGCTAAAATTGACGCAGCACGTCGTAAAAATCTAGATGAGTTGGCTGAAGAAGCACAAAACCTGGATATGGGATATTAA
- a CDS encoding nucleotidyl transferase AbiEii/AbiGii toxin family protein, which produces MPADLEKSLKARLRVIAKEARRDPADLWQNLILERFLVGLAKSNYRERFVLKGAVLLSKYINLGRETKDLDFLANGVSNRVDDLSLIFEEVLKDRTR; this is translated from the coding sequence ATGCCTGCTGATCTAGAAAAATCTCTTAAAGCTCGTTTGCGAGTGATTGCCAAAGAAGCACGTCGGGATCCAGCTGACCTTTGGCAAAACCTTATTTTAGAAAGATTCCTTGTGGGCTTAGCAAAATCAAATTATAGAGAGCGATTTGTTTTAAAAGGCGCCGTATTATTGTCTAAATACATTAATCTAGGCCGAGAAACTAAAGACTTAGATTTTCTTGCCAATGGAGTTAGCAACAGAGTTGATGATCTTTCTCTTATATTTGAAGAAGTCTTAAAAGATAGAACTCGATGA
- a CDS encoding type IV toxin-antitoxin system AbiEi family antitoxin domain-containing protein, translating to MKKYEDKLEKLLNLPFFTLKEAENQGISRCTVIYLTKNGILEKLCPGIYRSSTYEPQVDFDWEKLAFTVASIPEGVICLISALFYYELTDQIRREAWIAIPNQRHSPKRPDAHIVRMRNTDLEKETLTMGEYTVHIFDRERTIVDAFRYLSKEIALKALRQYFTSADIKPDSKKLIEYAHILRVNINPYIFLIPHAC from the coding sequence ATGAAAAAATACGAAGATAAATTAGAAAAATTGTTAAACCTGCCTTTTTTTACTCTTAAAGAAGCGGAAAATCAAGGCATTTCAAGATGCACTGTTATCTATTTAACTAAAAATGGTATCTTGGAAAAACTTTGTCCAGGGATTTACCGATCCTCCACTTATGAACCACAAGTAGATTTTGACTGGGAAAAGCTAGCTTTTACAGTAGCTAGTATTCCAGAAGGAGTAATCTGTCTCATTTCTGCTCTTTTTTATTACGAGCTAACAGATCAAATCAGGCGTGAAGCTTGGATTGCCATCCCAAATCAAAGACATTCACCAAAACGTCCTGACGCTCATATTGTGAGAATGCGTAATACTGACCTTGAAAAGGAAACACTTACCATGGGAGAGTACACAGTTCATATTTTTGATAGAGAACGAACCATTGTAGATGCTTTTCGTTACTTAAGTAAAGAAATCGCTCTTAAGGCATTAAGGCAATATTTTACATCAGCGGATATAAAGCCTGATTCAAAGAAATTAATCGAATACGCGCACATTTTGCGCGTTAATATTAATCCTTATATTTTTCTTATACCACATGCCTGCTGA
- a CDS encoding PIN domain-containing protein produces the protein MYPAPLRDFLMRFALTDLYQAKWTKDIHCEWMRNLLKNRSGLTEERIEMTRVKMDLHVKDCLGFDYEELIDNLKLPDPDDRHVLVAALKANAQTIVTYNLSDFLPSAIAKYGIDAQHPDESLRHLIDLSPSKIMKAVQETRLSLKKPPKSYEEYLAILEKQSLPQTVAYLKDYEWLI, from the coding sequence TTGTATCCAGCTCCTCTAAGAGATTTTCTGATGCGATTCGCGTTAACAGATCTTTATCAAGCGAAATGGACAAAGGATATTCATTGCGAATGGATGCGTAACCTTTTAAAGAATCGATCGGGCTTGACTGAAGAGCGCATAGAGATGACACGAGTCAAAATGGACTTACATGTCAAAGATTGTTTAGGCTTTGACTATGAAGAGCTAATTGACAATTTGAAGCTACCAGACCCAGATGATCGACATGTATTAGTAGCAGCCCTCAAAGCAAACGCACAAACTATTGTGACCTACAATTTATCGGATTTTCTTCCATCAGCTATTGCCAAATATGGGATTGATGCTCAGCACCCTGACGAATCTCTAAGGCATCTAATCGATTTGAGTCCCAGCAAAATTATGAAAGCCGTGCAAGAAACCAGATTAAGCTTGAAAAAACCTCCAAAAAGTTATGAAGAATACTTAGCTATACTGGAGAAGCAATCACTCCCACAAACGGTTGCTTATTTAAAAGATTATGAATGGCTTATTTGA